A section of the Burkholderia mallei ATCC 23344 genome encodes:
- a CDS encoding ParB/Srx family N-terminal domain-containing protein, with protein sequence MPRPLLHFVAAATFPFVAALAACGGDGTAPALEPTPAAVDAGFVSGHAPNPGQNVGDSPAAPAPAPGKWKNARAGDMLEVTLGELRPTQGALGYDQIYYKLGRYERQPDKKFDDFCADDGLGGIAPDGYTAQSALRDAASYACATSAAARDRSVLNPVVIGPNGDALYVTDGHHGLSTYYETPDGGAALRVHVVVKDNLADYSAAAFWQQMQNRGYTRLKDGDGRPIAPDRLPTGLGLKRGMQDDRYRSLVYFTRDIGYAKPAQATDYLEFYWADWLRQQPHAFPLAGYDLTRAGATDPDPATADTGYLNAVWNASARMVASTDPVIDGKTGADLGRADQVNGGKKYGKGEFDKLRQPITADKPGKIAYALDYKSRRGLR encoded by the coding sequence ATGCCGCGTCCGCTCCTGCATTTCGTCGCCGCCGCCACGTTCCCGTTCGTCGCCGCGCTCGCCGCCTGCGGCGGCGACGGCACCGCGCCCGCGCTCGAGCCCACACCGGCCGCCGTCGACGCCGGCTTCGTGTCCGGCCACGCACCGAATCCCGGACAGAACGTCGGCGATTCGCCGGCGGCGCCCGCTCCCGCGCCCGGCAAATGGAAAAACGCGCGCGCGGGCGACATGCTCGAGGTCACGCTCGGCGAGTTGCGTCCGACACAAGGCGCGCTCGGCTACGACCAGATCTATTACAAGCTCGGCCGCTACGAGCGGCAGCCGGACAAGAAGTTCGACGATTTCTGCGCGGACGACGGGCTTGGCGGCATCGCGCCGGACGGCTACACCGCGCAATCGGCGCTGCGCGACGCGGCGAGCTACGCCTGCGCGACGAGCGCCGCCGCACGCGATCGCTCGGTGCTCAACCCCGTCGTGATCGGGCCGAACGGCGACGCGCTGTACGTGACGGACGGGCACCACGGGCTGTCGACCTATTACGAGACGCCCGACGGCGGCGCGGCGCTGCGCGTGCACGTCGTCGTCAAGGACAACCTGGCCGATTACTCGGCCGCAGCGTTCTGGCAGCAGATGCAAAACCGCGGCTACACCCGCCTGAAGGACGGCGACGGCCGGCCCATCGCGCCGGACCGGCTGCCCACCGGCCTCGGCCTGAAGCGCGGCATGCAGGACGACCGCTACCGGTCGCTCGTCTATTTCACGCGCGACATCGGCTACGCGAAGCCGGCGCAAGCCACCGACTATCTCGAGTTCTACTGGGCGGACTGGCTGCGGCAACAGCCGCATGCGTTCCCGCTCGCCGGCTACGACCTCACGCGCGCGGGCGCGACCGACCCTGATCCGGCGACGGCCGATACCGGCTATCTGAATGCGGTATGGAATGCGTCGGCCCGAATGGTCGCCTCGACCGATCCGGTGATCGATGGCAAGACGGGCGCGGACCTCGGCCGCGCCGACCAGGTCAACGGCGGGAAGAAATACGGCAAGGGGGAATTCGACAAGCTGCGCCAGCCGATCACGGCGGACAAGCCGGGCAAGATCGCGTACGCGCTCGATTACAAGTCCCGCCGCGGGCTGCGCTGA